From a single Alkalihalophilus pseudofirmus genomic region:
- a CDS encoding M23 family metallopeptidase, whose amino-acid sequence MKRAKRFLQILMLTLFIISSAPQITLANTTEEMSQEEIFNARMELYQKMEAITQVPWHYLAAVDTYERGLRRAQRDRPREEGFISIFYDLEIWAGPINPNKEDTDPLSISLFNGRGLDGNGDGVASPTDDEDVLYTFAHYLEQYGFDEDDFRIALWDYYQREQSVSIIHGHAAVYEHFGTLDLDDHAFPIPLNYNYSYKNTWGDRRGWGGRRIHEGTDIFAGYNVPVRATAYGKVEVKGWNMYGGWRIGIRDLDNVYHYYAHLSGFEKGIEEGSIVSPGDVVGYCGSSGYGKPGTQGKFPPHLHYGMYRDNGFTEWSFDPFPSLKQWERKAYQDRKKKK is encoded by the coding sequence GTGAAACGAGCTAAACGGTTTTTACAAATACTTATGCTGACCTTATTTATAATCAGTTCTGCTCCGCAGATTACTTTAGCAAATACGACCGAAGAAATGTCACAAGAAGAAATATTCAATGCACGGATGGAGCTGTATCAAAAAATGGAGGCCATTACCCAAGTCCCGTGGCATTATTTAGCTGCAGTTGATACGTATGAGCGTGGACTGCGCCGTGCTCAGCGTGACCGGCCGAGGGAAGAAGGATTTATTTCTATCTTTTATGATCTGGAAATATGGGCAGGTCCGATCAACCCAAATAAAGAAGACACAGATCCGTTATCCATTAGTTTATTTAATGGTAGAGGGTTAGATGGCAACGGTGATGGCGTCGCGAGTCCAACAGACGATGAAGATGTTCTATACACATTTGCTCATTACTTAGAACAATACGGATTTGACGAAGATGACTTTAGAATTGCTTTATGGGATTATTACCAGCGCGAGCAGTCTGTTTCTATTATCCACGGTCATGCAGCTGTGTATGAGCATTTTGGAACACTTGATTTAGATGATCATGCGTTCCCTATCCCTCTCAATTATAATTACAGCTACAAAAACACATGGGGGGACCGTAGAGGTTGGGGCGGAAGGCGGATCCATGAAGGAACAGATATTTTCGCCGGCTATAATGTGCCAGTGCGTGCTACAGCTTACGGAAAAGTAGAAGTTAAAGGATGGAATATGTACGGCGGCTGGCGTATCGGTATTCGCGACTTAGATAATGTGTATCATTACTACGCTCATTTAAGCGGCTTCGAGAAAGGAATTGAAGAAGGAAGCATTGTGTCTCCTGGCGATGTGGTTGGTTACTGCGGAAGCTCGGGTTACGGTAAGCCCGGCACCCAAGGCAAATTCCCGCCGCATCTTCATTATGGTATGTATAGAGATAACGGCTTTACTGAGTGGTCATTTGATCCATTCCCTTCATTAAAACAATGGGAGCGTAAAGCGTATCAAGACCGCAAAAAGAAGAAATAA
- a CDS encoding methionine/alanine import family NSS transporter small subunit, which yields MSTGAIVMMLVGMLIIWGGMALSIANAVRVAKQKKASS from the coding sequence ATGAGTACAGGCGCAATTGTTATGATGCTTGTCGGCATGTTGATTATTTGGGGCGGTATGGCTCTAAGTATTGCAAATGCAGTTAGAGTAGCAAAGCAGAAAAAAGCTTCTTCTTAA
- a CDS encoding sodium-dependent transporter: protein MAREQWGTRAGFILAAIGSAVGLGNIWRFPYVAYENGGGAFFLPYLFALLTAGIPLLIMEFTLGHKYRGSAPLSYARLNKKAEWIGWWQVAIAFVISTYYAVIIAWAIAYTYFAFNQSWGEDTGGFLMGEYLQRIDLSGGALGEVGSLVPGVFIPLLVVWAVTLGVLFKGVKRGIEMANRIFIPMLLVMFLLIVIRALTLEGAMVGLDAFFAPNWSEIMSPGVWVAAYGQIFFSLSIAFAIMITYSSYLGKKSDINNNAFITGFSNSSFELLAGIGVFAALGFMATASGVGVDEVASAGIGLAFVVFPEIINTFPGMNAFFGVLFFGSLVLAGLSSLISIVETFVAGIQDKFKVSRTKAVAFGGGLSALISLLFATQGGLFFLDTADYFINQFGVALAGLVSVIAVSWFIRKLPELQSHANGVSDFKTGLWWKVCLSIITPIVLGYMAIQNTITNITSNYEDYPTSLVVSWGWVVAIGAIVIGFVFAAFKWQKNDLDVPTDSNDKGAEL, encoded by the coding sequence ATGGCTAGAGAGCAATGGGGAACACGAGCAGGATTTATTTTAGCAGCGATCGGTTCAGCAGTCGGTTTGGGTAACATTTGGCGTTTCCCTTATGTAGCGTATGAAAATGGTGGGGGAGCATTCTTTTTACCTTATCTTTTTGCACTATTAACAGCGGGAATTCCGCTACTTATTATGGAGTTTACATTAGGGCACAAGTATCGTGGCTCTGCACCGCTTTCATATGCTAGGTTAAACAAAAAAGCCGAATGGATCGGCTGGTGGCAGGTAGCGATTGCCTTTGTTATTTCCACTTACTATGCAGTTATTATTGCTTGGGCGATTGCCTACACGTATTTTGCTTTCAATCAAAGCTGGGGAGAAGATACCGGCGGATTTTTAATGGGAGAGTACTTGCAGCGTATTGACTTATCAGGCGGTGCGTTAGGTGAAGTTGGTTCCCTTGTACCGGGTGTATTCATTCCGTTATTAGTTGTATGGGCCGTAACGTTAGGCGTATTATTTAAAGGGGTTAAACGCGGTATTGAAATGGCCAACCGTATCTTTATCCCGATGTTACTTGTCATGTTCTTATTAATTGTTATTCGCGCGTTAACGCTTGAAGGAGCAATGGTTGGTTTAGATGCATTCTTTGCACCAAACTGGAGCGAGATCATGTCCCCTGGTGTATGGGTTGCAGCTTACGGACAAATTTTCTTTAGTTTATCGATTGCCTTTGCGATTATGATTACCTACTCAAGTTATCTTGGGAAGAAATCAGATATTAACAACAATGCCTTTATTACAGGCTTTAGTAACTCGAGCTTTGAGTTATTAGCAGGTATCGGGGTTTTCGCAGCATTAGGTTTCATGGCGACAGCATCTGGTGTCGGCGTTGATGAAGTAGCAAGTGCAGGGATTGGGCTAGCCTTTGTGGTCTTCCCAGAGATCATTAATACATTCCCTGGGATGAATGCATTTTTCGGAGTCTTATTCTTCGGATCTTTAGTGCTTGCAGGTTTATCTTCACTTATCTCAATTGTGGAGACATTTGTAGCAGGGATTCAAGATAAGTTTAAAGTATCTCGTACAAAAGCCGTTGCGTTTGGGGGCGGATTATCAGCCTTGATTTCATTGCTTTTTGCGACACAAGGCGGGTTGTTCTTCCTAGATACAGCAGATTACTTCATTAACCAATTTGGTGTAGCATTAGCCGGTCTTGTATCTGTTATTGCCGTATCATGGTTCATCCGTAAGCTTCCTGAATTACAAAGTCATGCAAACGGTGTATCTGACTTTAAAACAGGCTTATGGTGGAAAGTATGCTTAAGCATTATCACGCCGATTGTTCTTGGTTACATGGCGATTCAAAATACGATTACAAATATCACTTCTAATTACGAAGACTATCCAACATCGCTTGTTGTGAGCTGGGGCTGGGTAGTTGCAATCGGAGCGATTGTCATTGGATTTGTCTTTGCGGCATTCAAATGGCAGAAGAACGACCTTGATGTTCCGACAGACTCAAATGATAAAGGAGCTGAGCTATAA
- a CDS encoding Na+/H+ antiporter NhaC family protein produces MEGSILSLLPPILALAMVILTRRVLLSLGVGIIVGALMLNGYNPVDSVAEIVSIVAAIFVVDGAINDWELYIIFFLLLLGMMAALVTRSGGSRAFGEWALKRVKTRVGAQLVTVMLGIIIFIDDYFNSLTVGNVSRPLTDRHRVSRAKLAYLVDSTAAPMCVIAPVSSWGAYIITIIAGILATHGVTQYEGLQAFMLMVPMNIYALVAIGLVLAVVFFKLDFGAMRVHEERAFKTGELVDPDSGAIPGDQEDLKVSDKGRVGDLVWPIVALVLGTVAFMIITGIQASEGAATILSTFENTDVASSLLYGGIIGFAVALVLNIVKKTEASDLGATIWAGIKSMLPAIYILLFAWTIISIIGDLGTGQYLASLVDGNIHPMFLPAILFLIAGFAAFSTGTSWGTFGLLLPIAGEMAAVIDITMMLPMLAAVLAGAIFGDHCSPISDTTILSSTGAGSHHIDHVVTQLPYAIVAAVITLISYLVLGATGSVLLTLAAALVLLVITVLILKKLSTPIES; encoded by the coding sequence ATGGAAGGTTCAATTTTATCGCTGCTGCCACCAATACTAGCACTTGCGATGGTTATCTTAACTAGACGCGTACTATTATCACTTGGTGTCGGTATTATCGTCGGTGCACTAATGTTAAACGGGTATAATCCTGTTGATAGTGTAGCTGAAATTGTATCAATTGTTGCGGCAATCTTTGTCGTAGACGGCGCTATTAATGATTGGGAACTTTATATTATCTTTTTCCTATTACTGCTTGGTATGATGGCGGCGCTCGTTACTCGTTCTGGAGGGAGCCGTGCGTTTGGAGAATGGGCATTAAAGCGTGTCAAAACTCGTGTTGGCGCACAGCTTGTAACAGTGATGTTAGGGATTATTATCTTTATCGATGATTATTTCAACAGCTTAACAGTAGGTAACGTGTCTAGACCATTAACAGACCGTCACCGTGTATCTCGTGCAAAGCTTGCTTACTTGGTTGACTCTACAGCAGCACCTATGTGTGTTATCGCACCAGTATCAAGCTGGGGAGCATACATCATTACAATTATTGCCGGCATTTTAGCTACACATGGTGTGACGCAGTATGAAGGCTTACAAGCGTTCATGCTGATGGTTCCGATGAACATTTATGCACTAGTTGCTATCGGGCTGGTTCTAGCGGTTGTATTCTTTAAGCTTGATTTTGGAGCAATGAGAGTACATGAAGAGCGTGCATTTAAAACTGGTGAGCTTGTTGACCCTGATTCTGGTGCAATTCCAGGAGATCAAGAAGATCTTAAAGTTAGTGATAAAGGCCGTGTCGGCGATCTTGTATGGCCGATTGTTGCTTTAGTTTTAGGAACAGTTGCTTTTATGATTATTACAGGTATTCAAGCATCAGAAGGTGCCGCAACCATTCTTTCTACATTTGAAAATACTGATGTAGCATCATCATTATTATATGGTGGTATTATCGGTTTTGCAGTGGCTCTTGTGCTCAATATTGTTAAGAAAACCGAAGCAAGTGACCTTGGTGCAACGATTTGGGCCGGGATTAAATCGATGCTTCCAGCGATCTATATTTTACTATTTGCATGGACGATTATTTCAATCATCGGCGACTTAGGAACAGGTCAATATCTAGCTTCTCTTGTAGATGGCAATATTCACCCAATGTTCTTACCTGCAATCCTTTTCTTAATTGCTGGATTTGCAGCATTTTCAACGGGTACATCATGGGGTACATTCGGGCTGCTTCTTCCTATTGCTGGAGAGATGGCCGCTGTTATTGATATCACAATGATGCTTCCAATGCTTGCAGCCGTTCTTGCAGGTGCAATCTTTGGAGATCATTGTTCACCAATCTCAGATACGACAATTTTATCTTCTACAGGAGCAGGAAGTCATCATATTGACCACGTAGTCACGCAGCTTCCGTATGCGATTGTGGCTGCCGTTATTACATTGATATCCTACCTTGTACTAGGTGCGACAGGAAGTGTGCTTCTAACGCTTGCTGCAGCTCTTGTATTATTAGTAATCACAGTTCTTATATTGAAAAAGTTATCAACACCGATCGAGTCCTAA
- the yunB gene encoding sporulation protein YunB has translation MRFGKRSRPRKGPLPFRYVLLLSFLIFVILTVQGLWIIEKGIRPTLVHIATTETRVIATKAINDAVSKKIASDLNQEELFIRDADNTVQFNTQMYNRILSEATNRVQRHLKAVEQGEAFDVSFDNEEAVTSDGGIIYTIPLGQATNNALLAHLGPQVPVRFSAIGDVKTDFNMKTFNTGINNTTISVNFDVVVDVKIVIPFATNTEAIKTTIPVGLINIQGEVPEYYGGNGGSMIIPAPGNSLGGGDN, from the coding sequence ATGAGATTCGGCAAACGATCGAGACCCCGGAAAGGTCCCTTGCCATTTCGCTATGTACTGCTCTTATCCTTTTTAATCTTTGTTATTTTAACCGTCCAAGGCCTTTGGATCATTGAGAAAGGAATCAGACCGACGCTTGTTCATATTGCCACAACAGAAACGAGAGTCATTGCAACAAAAGCGATAAATGATGCGGTATCTAAAAAGATCGCATCAGACCTTAATCAAGAAGAGCTGTTTATTCGTGATGCTGATAATACAGTTCAGTTCAATACGCAAATGTACAACCGTATTCTCTCAGAAGCAACAAACCGCGTTCAGCGCCATCTAAAGGCGGTAGAACAAGGCGAGGCGTTTGATGTTTCGTTTGATAATGAAGAGGCTGTTACCTCAGACGGGGGAATTATATACACGATTCCGCTTGGGCAGGCAACGAATAATGCCTTACTTGCTCACCTAGGACCGCAAGTCCCTGTTCGTTTCTCGGCAATTGGCGATGTGAAAACCGATTTTAATATGAAGACATTTAACACGGGCATTAATAATACGACCATTTCCGTTAATTTTGATGTCGTGGTGGATGTGAAGATTGTCATTCCTTTTGCTACAAATACAGAAGCGATTAAGACGACAATTCCAGTTGGCCTCATTAACATTCAAGGAGAAGTTCCTGAATACTACGGCGGGAACGGCGGCAGTATGATTATACCAGCACCAGGTAATTCCTTAGGCGGTGGCGATAATTAA
- a CDS encoding dihydrofolate reductase, producing the protein MISYIVAMDNKRTIGANNDLPWHLPADLAHFKRVTSGHTIVMGRKTYESIGRPLPKRRNVILTRNKDFNAEGCEVVHQLEEVLDIAKQEEECFIIGGAELFKLFWNDTDRLYITHIDETFEGDTYFPKIKESEWEKVSDEAGTVDEKNLYPHRFCTYERKK; encoded by the coding sequence ATGATTTCCTATATTGTAGCGATGGATAACAAGCGTACAATCGGAGCAAATAACGATCTTCCTTGGCATCTGCCTGCTGATCTAGCTCATTTTAAGAGAGTTACTTCAGGGCATACCATTGTGATGGGGCGTAAAACGTATGAATCGATCGGCCGGCCTCTTCCAAAGCGCAGAAATGTGATCTTAACGAGAAATAAAGATTTCAACGCAGAGGGCTGTGAGGTCGTTCATCAATTAGAAGAAGTATTAGACATCGCCAAACAAGAAGAGGAATGTTTTATTATAGGTGGGGCCGAATTATTCAAGCTGTTTTGGAATGATACGGACCGCCTCTACATTACTCACATTGACGAAACCTTTGAAGGAGACACTTACTTCCCAAAAATAAAAGAAAGCGAGTGGGAGAAGGTATCCGATGAGGCAGGTACAGTCGATGAGAAAAACCTCTATCCTCATAGGTTTTGTACGTATGAGCGTAAAAAGTAA
- a CDS encoding thymidylate synthase yields the protein MDQYLALCEHVLKNGETKSDRTGTGTISTFGYQMRFDLAEGFPALTTKKLHLRSIIHELLWFLKGDTNIGYLKENNVRIWNEWADENGDLGPVYGKQWRSWQGANGKVVDQISELIEQIKHNPDSRRLIVSAWNPAEIDEMALAPCHCLFQFYVNDGKLSCQLYQRSADIFLGVPFNIASYALLTMMIAQVTDLEPGEFVHTFGDAHIYSNHVEQVKLQLTREPRALPKMKINKEVKSIFDFTIEDFELTDYDPHPHIKGEVSV from the coding sequence ATGGACCAATATCTTGCTTTATGTGAGCATGTTTTAAAAAATGGTGAAACAAAATCAGATCGTACGGGGACAGGCACGATAAGTACTTTTGGCTATCAGATGCGATTTGATCTAGCGGAAGGATTTCCGGCACTGACGACGAAAAAGCTTCACCTTCGTTCGATTATCCATGAATTATTGTGGTTCTTAAAAGGTGATACCAATATTGGATACCTTAAAGAAAATAACGTTCGAATCTGGAATGAATGGGCCGACGAAAATGGCGATCTTGGACCTGTATATGGTAAGCAATGGCGTTCATGGCAAGGCGCAAATGGCAAAGTAGTTGATCAAATCTCTGAGTTGATCGAACAAATTAAACATAATCCGGATTCTAGAAGGCTGATTGTCAGTGCCTGGAATCCAGCAGAAATTGATGAAATGGCGCTTGCTCCTTGCCACTGTTTGTTCCAATTTTACGTAAATGATGGCAAGCTTTCCTGTCAGTTATATCAGCGCAGCGCCGATATTTTCTTAGGCGTGCCTTTTAATATTGCCTCTTATGCACTGTTGACGATGATGATTGCTCAAGTAACAGATCTTGAGCCAGGTGAGTTTGTTCACACATTTGGAGATGCTCACATCTATTCGAACCATGTTGAGCAAGTAAAGCTTCAGTTAACAAGAGAACCAAGAGCACTTCCTAAAATGAAAATCAATAAAGAAGTGAAATCGATCTTTGACTTTACAATTGAAGACTTTGAGTTAACAGATTATGATCCGCATCCGCATATTAAAGGCGAGGTATCGGTATGA
- a CDS encoding HD-GYP domain-containing protein translates to MRLVSVKHVESGATLGRDIYNDNGQILLFRGVALTDRLKARLVDMGIYYIYIEDEMTEDVVIESVIREDTRHKAVQTIKEEFKAISVETKLNKTINLDHLSKSFTSVIDSLLKDIKENQDALAMLQEAYVHDNYIFTHSLNVTVYTLGLAMKLGYSSKKLNEIGVGALLHDVGKVSVPLEVLNKPGRLNDDEYEIIKTHAMAGYDMLRGVPNIPLLAAHCALQHHERVDGSGYPRGLRGEHIHQYAKIIGIADVFDAVTSHRVYRKPMLPHEGLELLYSGAGQIFDKKLVETFRETISIYPIGLTVKLSDGRMAIVVKQNKQMSTRPVVRVFNENGQRIKHYYDIDLMDYLDVTIVETEATLASVK, encoded by the coding sequence TTGCCCTGACAGATCGTCTAAAAGCCCGTCTTGTTGATATGGGGATCTATTATATCTACATAGAAGATGAGATGACAGAAGATGTTGTCATTGAATCAGTGATTCGTGAGGATACTAGGCACAAGGCGGTTCAAACGATTAAAGAAGAGTTCAAAGCGATAAGTGTGGAAACAAAGCTCAACAAAACGATTAATTTGGACCATCTCAGCAAGAGCTTTACATCAGTTATTGATTCCCTTTTAAAAGATATTAAAGAAAATCAAGATGCGCTTGCAATGCTGCAGGAAGCTTATGTGCATGACAACTACATATTTACCCATTCGTTAAATGTGACGGTCTACACGTTAGGTCTTGCGATGAAGCTCGGTTATTCATCGAAGAAATTAAATGAAATCGGGGTCGGTGCCTTACTGCATGACGTCGGTAAAGTGTCTGTTCCGCTTGAGGTCTTAAATAAACCAGGCCGATTAAATGATGATGAATATGAAATTATCAAGACGCATGCGATGGCAGGCTATGATATGCTGCGGGGAGTCCCAAATATTCCTCTTTTGGCTGCTCACTGTGCACTGCAGCATCACGAGCGGGTAGATGGAAGCGGGTATCCTCGTGGGTTAAGAGGCGAACACATTCATCAGTATGCTAAAATTATTGGCATTGCCGATGTATTTGATGCGGTCACTTCTCATCGTGTCTATAGAAAACCGATGCTGCCTCATGAAGGGCTTGAACTGCTTTATTCCGGGGCAGGCCAGATCTTCGACAAAAAGCTTGTTGAAACGTTTCGTGAAACCATTTCGATTTATCCAATCGGCCTCACGGTAAAATTAAGTGACGGGCGTATGGCGATTGTGGTCAAACAAAATAAACAAATGAGCACCCGCCCTGTAGTGCGCGTATTTAACGAAAATGGGCAGCGAATTAAACATTATTATGATATTGATTTAATGGATTATTTAGATGTGACGATCGTGGAAACAGAAGCAACACTTGCAAGCGTAAAATAA